One window of the Melospiza georgiana isolate bMelGeo1 chromosome 14, bMelGeo1.pri, whole genome shotgun sequence genome contains the following:
- the CEBPG gene encoding CCAAT/enhancer-binding protein gamma, with product MSKTPQQNPGTDASGVSVIHTQAHSSGLQQVPQLVPVSPGGGGKAVPPSKQGKKSSFVDRNSDEYRQRRERNNMAVKKSRLKSKQKAQDTLQRVNQLKEENERLEAKIKLLTKELSVLKDLFLEHAHNFADNVQPVGTESATTNPENSGQ from the coding sequence ATGAGCAAGACACCCCAACAGAACCCCGGCACAGATGCGAGCGGAGTAAGTGTGATCCACACTCAAGCACACTCCAGTGGTCTGCAGCAGGTTCCCCAGCTGGTGCCAGTCAGTCCTGGGGGTGGAGGCAAAGCTGTGCCCCCGAGcaagcagggaaagaaaagttCCTTTGTGGACAGAAACAGCGATGAGTACCGGCAGCGCAGAGAGCGGAACAACATGGCGGTGAAAAAGAGCCGCttaaaaagcaagcagaaagcaCAGGACACGCTGCAGAGGGTCAACCAgctcaaagaagaaaatgaacgTTTAGAGGCAAAAATTAAACTCCTGACCAAGGAGCTGAGCGTACTGAAAGACTTGTTCCTTGAGCATGCCCACAATTTTGCAGATAACGTGCAGCCTGTTGGCACTGAGAGCGCCACAACAAACCCAGAAAACAGTGGGCAGTAG